One Nicotiana tomentosiformis chromosome 4, ASM39032v3, whole genome shotgun sequence genomic window carries:
- the LOC138910217 gene encoding uncharacterized protein → MANNGMLSFQYPYLTKDNYEKWCLRMKAIVGSQDVWEIVDRGYAKFDNEEALPQNKKDVLAKTRKKDQQAIKLIHQYLDNAMFEKVADATTSKEAWGILQNSFQGVDKVRKVKLQTLRADSEVLKIKESECISNYCSKVKAVVNQLGRYGEDIEDVCVVETILRTLTPKFDFVVCAIEEFKDLDSMIVEQLEGSLQAHEEKIKRRQEVPLEQLLKTQASFKDYGGEKIYRGNRRGRGRGSHGRGRRNGNNFNNEVKIHQTFRGRGHEHRGGRGRGYYQENNGQSNVEENANLVEDKKEEVESTLLMALKEEDRDDCSSWYLDNGASNHMCVCKEKFIKIKKYLSSWKICKDEFFKEGHVKINQATSACSH, encoded by the exons atggcaAATAATGGTATGTTGTCTTTTCAGTACCCCTatctcacaaaagataattatgagaaatggtgtTTACGTATGAAAGCCATTGTTGGCTCTCAGGATGTGTGGGAAATCGTAGATAGAGGATATGCAAAATTCGATAATGAGGAAGCTCTgcctcaaaataaaaaagatgtcttggcaaaaacgaggaagaaggatcaacaagccaTCAAGCTCATCCACCAATATTTGGATAATGCCATGTTTGAGAAGGtggcagatgctaccacctcaaaggaagcttgggggattttacaaaattcttttcaaggaGTAGACAAGGTGAgaaaggtaaaacttcaaactctaagggctgattctgaagttttaaaaataaaagaatccgaatgcatttcaaattattgttcaaaagtgaaggctgTTGTAAATCAATTAGGAAGATACGGGGAGGACATAGAAGATGTCTGTGTGGTAGAAACGATCcttcgcactttaacacctaaatttgattttgtggtgtgtgctattgaggagtttaaagatttagactctatgatAGTAGAGCAATTGGAGGGCTCTTTACAGGCCCACGAAGAAAAGATCAAAAGGAGACAAGAAGTGCCattggagcaacttcttaaaactcaggcaTCCTTCAAGGATTATGGGGGTGAAAAGATCTATCGAGGGAATAGACGGGGACGAGGCCGTGGcagtcatggaagaggaagaaggaacggtaacaacttcaacaatgaagttaaaatccaccaaaCATTCAGAGGTCGTGGTCATGAACATAGaggaggaagaggacgtggctactaccaagaaaataatggacaaag CAATGTTGAAGAAAACGCTAACCTTGTTGAGgacaagaaagaagaagttgagtcaacgctgttgatggcactcaaggaagaagaTAGGGATGATTGCAGCTCGTGGTATTTGGATAATGGAGCAAGCAACCATATGTGTGTATGCAAAGAGAAGTTTATAAAGATCAAAAAATA cttgtcttcttggaaaaTATGCAAGGATGAGTTTTTCAAAGAaggccatgtcaagatcaaccaaGCCACTTCAGCTTGTTCACACTGA